Proteins from a single region of Pirellulales bacterium:
- a CDS encoding transcription termination/antitermination NusG family protein, whose amino-acid sequence MFPDDLLTSLAEPAAGASLEDGLWQDRTWWVAHTKPRQEKSLARDLEEQKIAFYLPQVPKTSVIRGRTRTAHIPLFSSYLFIFGNELDRYTSMTTNRIAQVMNVADPQELTRQLLSLSRLVAAGAPLTVESRLKTGDRVRVKSGALAGVEGTVVARRRKCRLIVAVNLIQQGVSIEIDDHLLDPI is encoded by the coding sequence TTGTTTCCCGATGACCTGCTCACCAGTCTGGCCGAGCCTGCGGCCGGCGCCTCACTCGAGGACGGACTTTGGCAGGACCGGACCTGGTGGGTGGCGCACACCAAGCCACGCCAGGAGAAGAGCCTGGCCCGGGATCTCGAAGAGCAGAAGATTGCCTTTTACCTTCCCCAGGTGCCAAAAACCTCCGTGATCCGGGGCCGCACTCGTACGGCGCACATTCCGCTGTTCTCCAGCTACTTATTCATTTTCGGCAATGAATTGGATCGGTACACGAGCATGACCACCAACCGGATTGCTCAGGTGATGAACGTCGCGGATCCGCAAGAATTGACCCGCCAGTTGCTCAGCCTGTCGCGGCTGGTCGCCGCGGGCGCCCCGCTGACGGTGGAAAGCCGCTTGAAGACCGGCGATCGGGTGCGTGTGAAGAGCGGCGCTTTGGCGGGCGTGGAGGGCACCGTCGTGGCCCGGCGCCGCAAGTGCCGCCTGATCGTGGCCGTAAACCTGATTCAGCAGGGCGTTTCCATCGAGATCGACGACCACCTGCTGGATCCGATCTAA